A genomic stretch from Edaphobacter aggregans includes:
- a CDS encoding glycosyltransferase family 39 protein — MRTGHSSPRGFLHRFRVDLLVLLVSCAIFLPLVISPPHLMDDVDAVQAQIARNMLESGDWVTARLDGVAYLEKSPLIYWIMASSFRVFGVHDWAARLPLALINIALCWVTARFAMWAFGRRAGIYAGTVLATCIGMFLFTRILIPDAALTLTITVALWSLLRLMDESEPRPTLWFFLLYTSLACGLLLKGLIAAVFPVIIGAIYLAITREASVKTIWKHLRPVSGIFLLLLIAAPWHILATLRNPPYFDWTMHSSPGEYHGFFWFYFLNEHLFRFLNMRYPRDYNTVPRLWFWLLHFVWLFPWSATLIAAFRQSYRPISREGRVRLLALIWITFVLVFFSLSTTQEYYSLPIYPALAMLLASDLITRARYPRAARIVLASILSLCLAAILFLLVSNVKYPTPGDISSALTQNPDMYTLSLGHMSDLTLRAFAYLRLPLALAGFALLLGVIGLARTRRTATTVAVLAVMMVVFIQAARQALITFDPYLSSKPLADALTHSEPGTLIEGDAYYAFSSVFFYTNKTALLWNGRSNNLEYGSYAPNAAKVFIDDESLKALWFGAQRTYLLVYGSDMPHLEELLNKNFRIVKSSGGNYLLTNR; from the coding sequence ATGCGGACAGGACATTCAAGCCCTCGAGGATTTCTCCACCGTTTCCGTGTAGACCTCCTCGTTCTTCTGGTCTCCTGCGCTATCTTTCTGCCGCTGGTCATCAGCCCGCCTCACCTGATGGACGACGTCGACGCGGTTCAGGCGCAGATCGCCCGCAACATGCTCGAGAGCGGCGACTGGGTGACTGCCCGGCTGGATGGCGTAGCCTATCTCGAAAAGTCGCCACTCATCTACTGGATCATGGCGTCGTCGTTCCGCGTCTTCGGCGTCCACGATTGGGCGGCTCGTCTTCCGCTCGCGCTTATCAACATCGCTCTGTGCTGGGTCACGGCACGCTTCGCCATGTGGGCCTTCGGCAGACGCGCTGGTATCTACGCGGGCACGGTTCTTGCGACCTGCATCGGCATGTTTCTGTTCACTCGAATCCTGATTCCCGACGCAGCCCTGACCCTGACCATCACCGTCGCGCTGTGGTCATTGTTGCGCCTGATGGACGAGTCAGAACCCCGACCGACTCTCTGGTTCTTCCTGCTTTACACGAGCCTCGCCTGCGGCCTTCTGCTCAAGGGCCTGATCGCGGCCGTCTTTCCGGTCATCATCGGTGCCATCTATCTCGCCATTACTCGCGAAGCCTCCGTGAAGACGATCTGGAAGCACCTGAGACCTGTCTCCGGAATTTTCCTGCTCCTACTCATCGCCGCCCCGTGGCACATTCTCGCGACGCTCCGCAATCCGCCGTACTTCGACTGGACGATGCACAGCAGCCCCGGCGAATACCACGGCTTCTTCTGGTTCTACTTCCTCAACGAACACCTCTTCCGCTTTCTGAACATGCGCTATCCGCGCGATTACAACACCGTCCCACGACTCTGGTTCTGGCTGCTTCACTTCGTATGGCTCTTCCCCTGGAGCGCGACCCTGATCGCAGCGTTCAGACAAAGCTACCGGCCCATCAGCCGCGAAGGAAGAGTCCGCTTACTGGCCCTGATATGGATCACCTTCGTTCTGGTGTTCTTCAGCCTGTCGACAACCCAGGAATACTACTCGCTGCCCATCTACCCTGCGCTTGCCATGCTGCTGGCCAGCGACCTCATCACGCGCGCCCGCTATCCTCGCGCCGCACGCATCGTGCTCGCCTCCATCCTCAGCCTCTGCCTTGCTGCTATCCTCTTCCTTCTCGTAAGCAACGTAAAGTATCCGACCCCCGGGGACATCTCCTCCGCGCTCACACAAAATCCCGACATGTACACACTCTCGCTCGGGCACATGAGCGATCTCACGCTGCGAGCCTTTGCCTATCTGCGCCTACCCCTTGCTCTCGCAGGATTCGCCCTGTTGCTAGGAGTCATTGGACTCGCCCGCACACGCAGGACTGCAACAACCGTCGCGGTCCTTGCCGTGATGATGGTCGTCTTCATCCAAGCGGCTCGCCAGGCACTAATCACCTTCGATCCCTATCTCAGTTCGAAGCCGCTGGCCGACGCGCTCACCCACTCCGAACCCGGAACGTTGATTGAAGGCGACGCTTACTACGCCTTCTCCTCTGTGTTTTTCTATACCAACAAGACGGCGCTCCTATGGAACGGAAGGAGTAACAATCTCGAATACGGCTCCTACGCTCCCAACGCGGCGAAGGTCTTCATCGATGACGAGTCGCTGAAGGCGCTGTGGTTTGGCGCTCAACGGACCTACCTTCTCGTCTACGGCTCCGACATGCCTCATCTCGAAGAACTCCTGAACAAGAACTTCCGCATAGTGAAATCCAGTGGCGGCAACTATCTGCTGACGAACCGTTGA
- a CDS encoding multicopper oxidase family protein has translation MRRAGVLATGLSFEKAAVASGMVPPSMALDPNKLTPYVDALPIPVVVKSSGLRPDPDDAKKELPFYRVAMQEIHQKVHRDLPATRMWGFNGSSPGPIFETKSGQGLVVEWANELPVKHFLPIDHTLHGAEPDKPEVRCVVHVHGGRTPAASDGYPEDWVVPGKSLVYHYPNKQDGALLFYHDHTMGINRLNIYAGLQGLFVVRDETEDKLNLPKGKYEVPLMLFDRFLRSDGQLEYPVSGDPKSPWVPEVYSNVMLANGKLSPYLDVEPRKYRFRVMNGSNARFFRLSFGNLLEMHLIGGDQGLLGAPVKMKRALVAPAERADIVFDFSAHAGEKIVLKSDSFDIMQFRVAASGSGDTSSLPPVLRTIERIPESRAVKTRRLTLDETMDKVQQSMGMMLNNTPWHMPVTEKPVIDTTEIWELVNLTEDSHPIHLHLVKFQLLDRRSFDVFQFQDTGELRYSGAATPAAPEEAGWKDTVRCDKGQVTRIIVPFEGYTGRYVWHCHLLEHEDNEMMRPFEVVAAGA, from the coding sequence TTGCGGCGCGCTGGAGTTCTGGCGACTGGGTTGTCATTTGAGAAGGCTGCGGTAGCGAGCGGGATGGTGCCCCCGTCGATGGCACTCGATCCGAATAAGTTGACGCCGTATGTGGATGCGCTGCCGATTCCTGTGGTGGTGAAGAGCAGCGGATTGCGGCCGGATCCGGATGATGCGAAGAAAGAGCTTCCGTTCTATCGGGTAGCAATGCAGGAGATTCATCAGAAGGTGCATCGTGATCTTCCTGCTACGCGGATGTGGGGGTTCAACGGCTCGTCGCCCGGGCCGATATTTGAGACGAAGAGTGGGCAGGGCCTGGTGGTGGAGTGGGCGAATGAGCTTCCGGTGAAGCACTTTTTGCCGATTGACCATACGCTGCATGGCGCCGAGCCGGACAAGCCTGAGGTTCGCTGCGTGGTTCATGTCCATGGGGGGCGGACGCCGGCAGCGAGTGATGGGTATCCGGAAGACTGGGTGGTGCCGGGGAAGTCGCTTGTGTATCACTATCCGAACAAGCAGGATGGTGCGCTGCTGTTTTATCACGACCATACGATGGGGATTAATCGGCTGAACATCTATGCGGGACTGCAAGGGCTGTTTGTGGTTCGCGATGAGACGGAAGACAAGCTGAATCTGCCGAAAGGGAAGTATGAGGTTCCACTGATGCTGTTCGACCGATTTCTACGGTCAGACGGGCAGCTGGAGTATCCGGTGTCGGGAGATCCAAAGTCGCCGTGGGTGCCGGAGGTGTACAGCAATGTAATGCTGGCCAATGGGAAGCTCTCGCCTTATCTGGATGTGGAGCCGCGGAAATATCGTTTTCGCGTGATGAATGGGTCGAATGCGCGGTTCTTCCGGCTCTCGTTTGGCAATCTGTTGGAGATGCATCTGATTGGAGGCGACCAGGGATTGCTGGGTGCTCCGGTGAAGATGAAGCGGGCGCTGGTGGCTCCGGCAGAGCGGGCGGATATCGTGTTCGACTTCAGCGCGCATGCCGGGGAGAAGATTGTGCTGAAGAGCGACAGCTTCGACATCATGCAGTTCCGCGTGGCGGCGTCGGGGTCGGGGGATACCAGCTCGTTGCCACCGGTGCTGCGGACGATAGAGCGGATTCCAGAGAGCAGGGCGGTGAAGACGCGGCGGTTGACGCTGGACGAGACGATGGATAAGGTGCAGCAGTCGATGGGGATGATGCTGAACAATACTCCGTGGCATATGCCGGTGACAGAGAAGCCGGTGATCGACACGACGGAGATATGGGAGCTTGTGAATCTGACGGAAGATTCGCATCCGATCCATCTGCACCTGGTGAAGTTTCAGCTGCTGGATCGGCGGAGCTTTGATGTGTTTCAGTTTCAAGATACAGGCGAGCTGCGTTATAGCGGGGCTGCGACACCAGCCGCTCCCGAAGAGGCGGGGTGGAAGGACACGGTGCGTTGCGATAAGGGCCAGGTGACGCGAATTATTGTGCCGTTTGAAGGTTACACGGGGCGATACGTGTGGCACTGCCACCTTCTGGAGCACGAGGACAACGAGATGATGCGGCCGTTTGAGGTGGTGGCGGCAGGTGCCTAG
- a CDS encoding c-type cytochrome, which produces MKRLVFAVSVGLYALTSAVFVAGQDSERTPANWPMIGGNSGNSHYSNLKQINRSNVARLEVAWKFDTGEEGGLETTPLIIDGVLYGITPRQEIIALDGASGKLLWKFSSGINGTGPDRGLTYWTDGKEKRLLAGVMNFVYALDPATGKVITTFGKNGRIDLREDLGRDPAVQSVALTSPGVLYKDLLIVGGRNPETLPAPPGDIRAYDVRTGALRWSFHTIPHPGEFGYDTWPKDAWKTSGAANNWAGMAVDQQRGIVFVPTGSAAPDFYGATRVGDDLFADSLIALDATTGKRLWHFQGVHHDIWDRDFPAAPILVSVRRNGKEIPAVAQTTKQGDLYVFNRVTGDPLFPIEDRSYPGSTTPGEVAATHQSHPLKPEPFARQTLTEDTLTTRTPEAHEWAVKRFHEMRNDGQFVPLSVGKDTLVSPSFEGGGEWGGPAVDPATHILYINANNYASIGALAVHSGDSPGRTTYLAQCSICHGEHRAGTTEFPSLLNITHKLTTEQITAVIHDGKGRMPASPNLQGAKLNALLEYLQTEKDLAPTNASEEQAASAKASSPSPESSAALMPGAHIYEANCAICHGDNREGIAPSFPALIGVGDRYTDAQILALIHNGKGRMPPMTKLSQHDLDDLMRFLRPLNAEAKTTDETDPSAAQYSMTGYRRFLDPDGYPAVATPWGTLNALDLNTGKYLWRIALGQYPELVAKGMPDTGSENYGGPIVTAGGLLFIGATNFDKKFRAFDKTTGKLLWETTLPFAANATPATYEVNGRQYVVIATGGSTMNPRGPIGGVYVAFALPQ; this is translated from the coding sequence ATGAAGCGTCTCGTATTTGCAGTCTCTGTCGGACTCTATGCTCTGACTTCCGCGGTCTTTGTGGCGGGACAGGATTCAGAACGAACTCCCGCCAACTGGCCCATGATCGGCGGCAACTCCGGCAACTCGCACTATTCAAATCTCAAGCAGATCAACCGTTCCAACGTTGCCAGGCTCGAAGTCGCATGGAAGTTTGACACTGGTGAAGAGGGCGGACTCGAGACGACGCCACTCATTATCGATGGTGTCCTCTACGGCATTACTCCTCGGCAAGAGATCATTGCCCTTGATGGCGCGAGCGGAAAACTTCTCTGGAAGTTCAGCTCCGGGATCAATGGGACCGGCCCCGACCGCGGACTGACGTATTGGACCGACGGTAAAGAGAAACGCCTTCTCGCCGGAGTGATGAACTTCGTCTACGCCCTCGATCCGGCGACCGGCAAAGTCATCACGACCTTCGGCAAGAACGGAAGGATCGACCTGCGCGAAGACTTGGGCCGCGATCCAGCTGTTCAATCCGTCGCGCTCACAAGCCCCGGAGTGTTGTACAAGGATCTCCTTATCGTCGGCGGACGCAATCCCGAAACCCTCCCCGCACCGCCCGGCGACATCCGCGCCTACGACGTCCGCACCGGCGCTCTCCGCTGGTCGTTTCACACCATTCCCCACCCCGGCGAGTTCGGCTACGACACGTGGCCCAAAGATGCCTGGAAGACCAGCGGCGCAGCCAACAACTGGGCCGGCATGGCGGTCGATCAGCAACGCGGCATCGTCTTTGTTCCCACCGGCTCCGCGGCACCCGATTTCTACGGCGCTACGAGAGTCGGCGACGACCTGTTCGCCGATTCGCTGATCGCCCTCGACGCAACAACCGGAAAGCGGCTCTGGCACTTTCAAGGCGTGCATCACGACATCTGGGACAGAGATTTTCCCGCCGCTCCCATCCTCGTCTCCGTCCGTCGCAACGGAAAAGAGATCCCTGCCGTAGCTCAAACTACAAAGCAGGGAGACCTTTATGTCTTCAACCGCGTCACCGGCGATCCGCTCTTCCCCATCGAAGACCGCTCGTACCCAGGCAGCACGACGCCCGGAGAGGTAGCCGCAACGCATCAGTCTCATCCTCTCAAGCCCGAGCCCTTCGCGCGCCAAACTCTCACCGAAGACACCCTTACAACACGCACACCCGAAGCGCACGAGTGGGCCGTCAAGCGCTTCCATGAGATGCGCAACGACGGTCAGTTCGTTCCGCTCAGCGTTGGCAAAGATACGCTCGTCTCACCTAGCTTTGAAGGCGGCGGAGAATGGGGCGGCCCCGCAGTCGATCCCGCGACGCACATCCTCTACATCAACGCGAACAACTACGCCTCCATCGGTGCGCTCGCGGTCCATAGTGGAGACTCGCCAGGCCGCACAACGTACCTCGCCCAATGCAGCATCTGCCACGGCGAACATCGCGCCGGCACAACTGAGTTTCCTTCGCTGCTGAACATCACCCATAAGCTCACCACCGAACAGATCACAGCCGTCATCCACGATGGCAAGGGGCGCATGCCAGCCTCGCCCAACCTCCAAGGCGCAAAGCTCAACGCCCTGCTCGAATATCTCCAGACGGAGAAAGATCTCGCGCCTACTAACGCCAGCGAAGAACAAGCCGCCTCAGCCAAAGCATCTTCTCCTTCACCTGAAAGCAGCGCTGCACTTATGCCGGGAGCGCATATCTATGAGGCCAACTGCGCGATCTGCCACGGCGACAACCGCGAAGGCATCGCACCCTCATTCCCAGCGCTGATAGGCGTAGGAGACCGATACACCGACGCACAGATTCTCGCACTGATTCACAACGGCAAAGGACGCATGCCGCCCATGACCAAGCTCTCACAACATGACCTCGATGACCTGATGCGCTTTCTCCGCCCACTCAACGCGGAAGCAAAGACGACCGACGAAACAGATCCATCCGCAGCGCAATACTCGATGACCGGCTACCGCAGATTTCTGGATCCCGATGGCTACCCAGCCGTCGCAACTCCATGGGGCACGCTGAACGCACTCGACCTGAATACCGGCAAATATCTATGGCGCATCGCCTTGGGCCAGTACCCGGAGCTGGTCGCAAAAGGCATGCCCGACACTGGCAGCGAGAACTACGGTGGTCCCATCGTCACAGCAGGGGGCCTGCTCTTCATCGGCGCCACCAACTTCGACAAGAAATTCCGAGCCTTCGACAAAACTACCGGCAAGCTGTTATGGGAGACCACCCTCCCCTTCGCGGCCAACGCAACCCCAGCCACCTACGAGGTCAACGGCCGCCAGTACGTCGTCATCGCAACTGGTGGCAGCACGATGAACCCAAGAGGCCCCATCGGCGGAGTCTATGTCGCCTTCGCTCTCCCACAGTGA
- a CDS encoding class I SAM-dependent methyltransferase, translating into MQHANPSRTALRVAMRRAAHQLYDARPLVLDDPIAVPILGPDYLLEVHKTATKLHKPFSVALRAFLVARSRYAEDLLAQSVARGVIQYVLLGAGLDTFAHRNPYPSLRVFEVDHPATQQWKRELLETSGISTPPSLTYAPVDFEHHSLPEQLQSAGFNPAIPTFFAWLGVVPYLTLAAFRSTLCFIAARPAGSGVVFDYGQPRSALPFFEQLAHDSLAARVQLAGEPFQLFFKPPEIAAELSSNGTAFHQIEDLGTPEINARYFANRSDNLKVLGSSGRLLSAWR; encoded by the coding sequence ATGCAACATGCAAACCCCTCTCGTACCGCTCTCCGCGTAGCCATGCGCCGCGCCGCGCATCAGCTTTACGACGCGCGACCGCTGGTCCTCGACGATCCCATTGCCGTTCCCATCCTTGGTCCTGACTATCTGCTCGAGGTTCACAAGACCGCCACCAAACTCCACAAGCCCTTCTCTGTGGCCCTTCGCGCCTTCCTCGTCGCGCGCAGCCGTTATGCCGAAGATCTGCTGGCCCAGTCCGTAGCACGCGGAGTCATCCAGTACGTCCTTCTTGGAGCGGGCCTCGACACGTTCGCCCATCGCAACCCGTACCCGAGCCTCCGCGTCTTCGAGGTCGACCACCCCGCCACGCAACAATGGAAACGCGAACTGCTCGAAACCAGCGGGATTTCGACTCCGCCCAGCCTCACCTACGCCCCCGTCGACTTCGAGCACCACTCGCTCCCCGAGCAGCTCCAGTCCGCGGGCTTCAATCCCGCCATTCCCACCTTCTTCGCCTGGCTGGGAGTCGTCCCCTACCTTACCCTCGCTGCCTTTCGCTCGACCCTCTGCTTCATCGCCGCACGCCCCGCTGGCTCAGGAGTGGTGTTCGACTATGGCCAACCCCGCTCTGCCCTGCCCTTCTTCGAGCAGCTGGCCCACGACTCCCTCGCCGCGCGCGTCCAGCTAGCCGGCGAGCCCTTCCAGCTCTTCTTCAAGCCCCCTGAGATCGCCGCCGAGTTGTCTTCCAATGGGACCGCCTTCCACCAAATCGAAGACCTCGGCACGCCCGAGATCAACGCCCGCTACTTTGCCAACCGCTCGGACAACCTCAAAGTTCTGGGCTCATCCGGCCGTCTTCTCAGCGCCTGGCGTTGA
- a CDS encoding phospholipase C, with amino-acid sequence MQKLIASSLATLLVAGQIAGPAVANAQANSRATATPIKHLVVIFQENVSFDHYFGTYPVALNPPGEPKFKTAAGTPSVNGYTDALLYNNPNFLNKALNGAGASNPFRLDRSEAATADQDHDYTPEQQAFHGGLMDGFPKYTGTPGPPPNGQTTNGLVMGYYDGNTVTALWNYAQQYAMSDNSYDTNFGPSTPGAINLISGQTGGIVDSISAGDSVVPDGNGGQTLISDADPIGDVCSGTGTVQFGGQNIGDLLNAKGVTWGFFSGGFDLTVTNSNGSTGCSRSTTSAVTLTKKADYIPHHQPFQYYASTANPKHTRPSSVKMIGFDDAANHQYDINDFYAAVNAGNLPSVSFLKAPGYQDGHAGYSDPLDEQTFVVHVINLLQQSKDWDKTAVVIAYDDSDGWYDHQMSPIVNQSTTAADALVATGSCGDGSTALSSITSLHAQGRCGYGPRLPLLVISPYAKQNFVDHTITDQSSILRFVEDNWVDSQRIDGSFDSRAGTLLNMFDFKNPQGGTFLLNENTGRPVNQ; translated from the coding sequence ATGCAGAAACTTATTGCGAGTTCTTTGGCCACGCTGCTGGTGGCTGGACAGATTGCGGGGCCGGCTGTCGCGAATGCGCAAGCCAACTCCCGAGCGACTGCCACGCCGATCAAACATCTTGTGGTGATCTTTCAGGAGAACGTCTCCTTCGATCACTACTTTGGCACTTATCCTGTTGCGTTGAATCCTCCGGGCGAGCCGAAGTTCAAGACGGCTGCGGGGACGCCGTCGGTGAATGGTTATACGGATGCATTGCTGTACAACAATCCGAACTTTTTGAATAAGGCGCTGAATGGAGCCGGGGCATCCAATCCGTTCCGTCTGGATCGGTCGGAGGCCGCAACAGCGGATCAGGATCACGACTATACGCCGGAACAGCAGGCGTTCCATGGCGGCTTGATGGATGGATTTCCGAAGTACACGGGAACGCCCGGACCTCCGCCGAACGGGCAGACCACCAATGGTTTGGTGATGGGCTACTATGACGGCAATACGGTGACTGCGCTCTGGAACTATGCGCAGCAGTATGCGATGAGCGACAACTCCTATGACACGAACTTCGGGCCTTCGACGCCCGGCGCGATCAACCTGATCTCGGGACAGACGGGCGGGATTGTTGATTCGATCAGCGCGGGTGACTCGGTTGTTCCGGATGGAAACGGCGGACAGACACTGATCAGCGATGCGGACCCGATCGGCGATGTGTGCTCTGGCACAGGGACGGTGCAGTTCGGCGGCCAGAACATTGGCGATCTGCTGAATGCTAAGGGCGTAACGTGGGGCTTCTTCTCCGGCGGGTTCGACCTGACGGTTACGAATTCCAATGGATCGACGGGCTGCAGCCGTTCGACGACCTCGGCGGTCACGCTGACGAAGAAGGCCGACTACATTCCTCATCATCAGCCGTTCCAGTACTACGCTTCGACAGCGAACCCGAAGCACACGCGGCCATCGTCGGTGAAGATGATCGGCTTTGATGATGCGGCGAACCACCAGTACGACATCAATGATTTCTATGCTGCCGTGAACGCGGGCAATCTTCCTTCGGTCAGTTTTCTGAAAGCTCCTGGGTATCAGGATGGCCATGCCGGCTATTCGGATCCGCTGGATGAGCAGACGTTCGTCGTGCACGTGATCAACCTGCTGCAGCAGTCGAAGGACTGGGACAAGACAGCGGTCGTGATTGCGTATGACGACTCGGACGGTTGGTACGATCACCAGATGAGTCCGATTGTGAACCAGTCGACGACGGCTGCGGATGCGTTGGTTGCGACGGGTTCGTGCGGAGACGGCTCGACGGCGTTGTCGTCGATCACTTCGCTGCATGCGCAGGGGCGCTGCGGGTATGGTCCTCGGCTGCCACTGCTGGTGATCTCGCCGTATGCGAAGCAGAACTTCGTTGACCACACAATCACGGATCAGAGCTCAATTCTTCGGTTCGTTGAAGACAACTGGGTCGATAGCCAGCGGATCGATGGTTCGTTCGACAGCCGTGCGGGAACGCTGCTGAATATGTTCGACTTCAAGAATCCGCAGGGCGGGACCTTCTTGCTAAACGAAAATACGGGTCGTCCTGTGAACCAGTAG
- the asnB gene encoding asparagine synthase (glutamine-hydrolyzing): protein MCGIAGYTHAEKDFLPERIHQAVASIVHRGPDQQGVWQSPTVSLGATRLRVIDTVAGAQPISSNDNDYTLVFNGEIYNHVELRKELIGHGHQFKTSCDTEVVLRAFMQWDTACIEKLRGMFAFAVWCESRQRLVLARDRMGIKPLYYARRGRDIYFGSELKAIFCHPEINRTIDLHALDTYLGLNYVAGPQTLAAGLVKLMPGCFLTWHDGEISTHRYWQADLADAVKPSSLHDATERLDHLLSASIKEHLAADVPVGIWLSGGIDSSTVLHYASQHTTTPLKTFSITFNGREFDESPYLREMAGRYSTEHHELDLGPSTVTPDSITEQAYYSDEPNADAGAVPVWHLSRMSAKEVTVALSGEGADELFGGYITYLADKYARRARMVPRSLRRLSLRSANRLRASNKKIGLDYKLQRFLHGTLMDERSSHIFWNGTFSQEQRSQLMVSHNSAHMLKLLATIPARGDLRRFMAFDQAYYLPDNLLVKVDRMSMAHSLEVRPAFLDHRIVEFAATLPAKYCIQGRTLKLLLRKLMKDKLPHSILAKKKQGLDIPVHDWLRGHLKPLLLDTLNRKTVEESGLVYWPHLDSLIKLHMERKANYGYHLWGMLMLFLWIKQWKIQCGQDIQALEDFSTVSV from the coding sequence ATGTGCGGAATTGCGGGTTATACCCATGCCGAGAAGGACTTTCTCCCAGAACGCATCCACCAGGCGGTCGCCTCGATCGTTCATCGCGGCCCAGACCAGCAAGGTGTCTGGCAAAGCCCAACCGTATCCCTTGGAGCCACTCGCCTTAGGGTAATCGATACCGTTGCCGGGGCCCAGCCCATAAGTTCGAATGACAACGACTATACGCTCGTCTTCAACGGCGAGATCTACAATCACGTCGAACTACGCAAAGAACTGATAGGCCATGGCCACCAGTTCAAGACATCCTGCGATACCGAAGTCGTCCTGCGCGCCTTCATGCAGTGGGATACGGCCTGCATCGAAAAACTTCGCGGCATGTTCGCCTTCGCCGTCTGGTGCGAGTCCCGGCAACGCCTCGTGCTGGCCCGCGACCGCATGGGGATCAAGCCTCTCTACTATGCTCGCCGTGGTCGCGATATCTACTTCGGCTCCGAGCTCAAGGCCATCTTCTGCCATCCCGAGATCAACCGCACCATCGACCTGCACGCCCTCGATACTTACCTGGGGCTGAACTATGTTGCAGGGCCGCAGACCCTAGCAGCGGGTCTCGTGAAGCTGATGCCCGGATGTTTTCTCACCTGGCACGACGGGGAGATCTCCACGCACCGTTACTGGCAGGCCGATCTTGCCGATGCCGTAAAGCCCTCCAGCCTGCATGACGCCACCGAGCGTCTCGATCATCTCCTCTCCGCTTCGATCAAAGAACATCTCGCCGCTGACGTTCCCGTCGGCATATGGCTCAGTGGAGGCATCGATTCTTCCACCGTTCTCCACTACGCCAGCCAGCACACCACGACACCGCTCAAGACCTTTTCCATCACCTTCAACGGCCGCGAGTTCGATGAGTCTCCTTATCTGCGAGAGATGGCTGGCCGCTACTCGACCGAGCATCATGAGCTGGATCTCGGCCCCTCGACTGTTACGCCGGATTCGATCACGGAGCAAGCCTACTACTCCGACGAGCCTAACGCTGACGCCGGCGCCGTTCCCGTCTGGCACTTGTCCCGCATGTCCGCCAAAGAGGTCACGGTTGCCCTGAGCGGTGAAGGCGCCGACGAACTCTTCGGTGGCTATATCACCTATCTCGCCGACAAATATGCGCGGCGCGCCCGCATGGTTCCGCGAAGTCTCCGGCGGCTGTCCTTGCGCTCTGCCAACCGTCTGCGAGCTTCAAATAAAAAGATCGGTCTGGATTACAAATTACAGCGCTTTCTCCACGGAACACTCATGGATGAGCGGAGCTCGCACATATTCTGGAACGGGACCTTCTCGCAGGAACAGCGCAGCCAGCTGATGGTCTCGCACAACAGCGCCCACATGCTGAAACTGCTCGCGACTATACCGGCCCGCGGCGACCTGAGGCGCTTTATGGCCTTCGATCAGGCGTACTATCTGCCGGACAATCTCCTGGTCAAGGTCGACAGGATGAGCATGGCCCATTCGCTTGAGGTGCGACCGGCGTTTCTGGATCACCGCATCGTCGAATTCGCAGCCACGCTTCCTGCGAAATATTGCATTCAGGGGCGCACCTTGAAGCTGCTGTTGCGTAAGCTGATGAAGGACAAGCTTCCGCACAGCATTCTTGCGAAAAAGAAGCAAGGACTCGATATCCCTGTGCACGACTGGCTGCGCGGCCATCTGAAACCGCTGCTGCTGGACACGCTAAACAGAAAGACTGTAGAAGAGTCGGGGCTTGTCTACTGGCCGCATCTTGATTCCCTGATAAAGCTGCACATGGAAAGAAAGGCAAATTATGGGTACCACCTATGGGGCATGCTGATGCTGTTTCTCTGGATCAAACAATGGAAGATCCAATGCGGACAGGACATTCAAGCCCTCGAGGATTTCTCCACCGTTTCCGTGTAG